Proteins encoded by one window of Flagellimonas lutaonensis:
- a CDS encoding WbqC family protein: MKVLLHPTYFPSIETFSVMAQRAIIWEANDNYQKQTYRNRCYVCTDQGRQMLNIPIKHVGGEQGRQKYSEVRIDNTYGWQRQHFKTLQTAYRSSPFFEFYEDHLATLFETEFEFLLAFNFKAIEIICSLLGMDFPLEKTMKYETKPTQMVDARFLVNAKTALDPQQEPYTQVFSDRHGFVPNCSILDLLFNEGTNALDYLKRQNLDFLRA, encoded by the coding sequence TTGAAAGTTTTGTTGCATCCTACCTATTTTCCGAGTATAGAAACATTTTCTGTAATGGCCCAGAGAGCCATTATATGGGAAGCCAACGACAATTATCAAAAACAGACCTATCGAAATCGGTGCTATGTCTGCACCGATCAAGGGCGGCAAATGTTGAACATTCCTATAAAGCACGTAGGCGGCGAACAAGGCAGACAAAAATATTCAGAGGTTCGAATCGACAATACCTACGGATGGCAGCGGCAGCATTTCAAGACATTGCAGACGGCTTATAGGTCCTCGCCCTTTTTCGAATTTTATGAAGACCATTTGGCCACGTTGTTCGAAACAGAATTTGAATTCTTGCTCGCTTTTAATTTTAAGGCCATAGAAATTATCTGCTCGCTATTGGGCATGGATTTTCCTTTGGAAAAGACCATGAAGTATGAAACCAAGCCGACCCAAATGGTCGATGCCCGCTTTTTGGTCAATGCGAAAACGGCCCTGGATCCGCAGCAAGAGCCATACACCCAAGTTTTTTCAGATAGGCACGGTTTTGTGCCCAATTGCAGTATTTTGGATCTACTCTTCAACGAAGGCACGAATGCCCTGGACTATCTGAAACGGCAAAACCTAGATTTCTTACGTGCTTAG
- a CDS encoding DUF6122 family protein, with translation MLRLIAHYGIHFLVPLAIGYFGFPRRRFFAIAILLSGILIDVDHLWANPIFDPDRCSIGFHFLHSYWAIGLYAILLVFRKTRIFGLALMLHILADLVDCLFLRLEL, from the coding sequence GTGCTTAGGCTTATTGCACATTACGGCATCCATTTTTTGGTGCCCTTGGCCATAGGCTATTTTGGGTTTCCGAGAAGACGTTTTTTTGCAATTGCCATACTTCTTTCAGGCATCTTGATCGATGTAGATCATTTATGGGCAAACCCCATCTTTGACCCCGATCGATGCAGTATCGGTTTCCATTTTCTGCACAGTTATTGGGCCATTGGTCTATATGCCATTCTTCTTGTCTTTAGAAAAACCCGCATTTTTGGCTTGGCCTTGATGCTGCACATTTTGGCCGATTTGGTAGACTGTCTATTCTTGCGACTTGAACTTTAG
- a CDS encoding endonuclease/exonuclease/phosphatase family protein, whose product MIFWMLSKKRNYAIPSLCILLLNFLFFDSFFKVPYKKGQDIEGLTILSYNVRAFDLYDWIPEKDTGNQIVEFTLGLDPDILVFQEFDNRRTKDFESYPYKFVNYIFHNGKKYVVQAIFSKYPIIDKGALDFPNTTNNSIYVDLLYNHDTIRVYNGHLQSLRLYPSAISKENSGRLFKRLTNTFVKQEEQVEILKKHLSQVNYPTIICGDLNNTPFSRIYKLLKGDMLDTFNEAGRGFGRTYSLMGMPFRIDYIFADRSFEVLDHQNFDVELSDHYPIMATLKFKSQE is encoded by the coding sequence ATGATATTTTGGATGTTGTCGAAAAAACGAAATTATGCCATTCCTTCCCTCTGTATTTTGCTGCTTAACTTTTTGTTCTTCGATTCATTCTTTAAAGTTCCATACAAGAAAGGACAAGATATTGAGGGGCTTACAATACTTAGCTACAACGTAAGGGCTTTTGATCTGTATGACTGGATTCCCGAAAAAGATACCGGAAATCAAATTGTTGAGTTTACCTTAGGTCTTGACCCCGATATTTTGGTTTTTCAAGAGTTTGACAACAGAAGAACAAAGGATTTTGAAAGTTACCCCTACAAATTTGTCAACTATATATTTCATAATGGGAAAAAGTATGTTGTACAAGCCATATTTTCTAAATATCCTATTATAGACAAAGGGGCATTGGATTTCCCCAATACCACTAACAATAGTATTTATGTTGATTTGTTGTACAATCATGACACCATCAGGGTTTACAACGGGCACTTACAATCGTTGCGATTGTATCCATCTGCCATTTCTAAAGAAAATTCTGGACGACTCTTTAAACGGTTGACCAATACATTTGTCAAACAAGAAGAGCAAGTTGAAATATTGAAGAAACATTTGTCACAGGTAAATTATCCGACGATAATTTGTGGAGATTTGAATAACACACCTTTCTCCAGAATCTACAAGCTGCTAAAAGGAGATATGTTGGACACCTTTAATGAAGCAGGCAGAGGATTTGGAAGAACGTATAGTTTAATGGGCATGCCCTTTAGAATCGACTATATCTTTGCCGACCGATCATTTGAGGTGCTCGACCACCAAAACTTTGATGTAGAACTTTCAGACCATTACCCGATCATGGCGACGCTAAAGTTCAAGTCGCAAGAATAG
- a CDS encoding rhomboid family protein — MNTGGIRYYYARLNMAEKLIVLNVLVFIVDGLLKGLIGMSTVNWFQLPKEFFDFLQQPWSLVTYSFFHAGLGHIFWNMLMLYFAGRIFMNLFDAKRLLSVYFLGVIVGGLVFLLSYNVFPTLINQNTALIGASAGVTAVLIFICAYIPNQEVRIIFFNVKLWHIGLFFVLVDLVQIAYGGNTGGRLAHLGGAFLGYVYARQLLKGSDIGVGFARLFDTMENLFKPKDKKAPLKTVYKKNSTKGKSAKVDYDKETKQRKIDTILDKISKSGYESLSQAEKDFLFKAGKED, encoded by the coding sequence ATGAACACAGGAGGTATACGATATTACTATGCACGATTGAACATGGCCGAAAAGCTGATTGTTCTCAATGTACTGGTGTTCATTGTTGATGGACTTCTGAAGGGCCTGATAGGAATGTCTACTGTTAACTGGTTCCAATTGCCCAAAGAGTTTTTCGATTTTCTGCAACAGCCGTGGTCGTTGGTAACCTATTCCTTTTTTCATGCGGGCCTGGGCCATATATTTTGGAATATGCTCATGCTCTACTTTGCCGGGCGAATTTTTATGAACCTGTTCGATGCCAAGCGGTTGTTATCGGTTTACTTTTTGGGGGTAATCGTGGGCGGACTTGTCTTTTTGCTGAGTTATAATGTTTTTCCTACCCTGATAAACCAAAACACAGCCTTGATCGGTGCCTCGGCCGGGGTCACCGCAGTGCTCATCTTTATTTGTGCCTACATTCCCAACCAAGAGGTACGTATTATTTTTTTCAATGTCAAGTTGTGGCACATAGGGCTTTTCTTCGTTTTGGTCGACTTGGTACAGATAGCCTATGGTGGCAATACGGGAGGGAGATTGGCCCATTTGGGCGGTGCCTTTTTGGGGTATGTATACGCACGCCAACTACTAAAAGGCAGCGATATCGGTGTCGGGTTTGCCCGTCTTTTTGATACGATGGAAAACTTGTTCAAGCCCAAGGATAAAAAGGCTCCCTTAAAAACCGTTTACAAGAAGAATTCCACAAAGGGCAAATCGGCCAAGGTCGATTACGATAAAGAGACCAAGCAACGAAAGATCGATACCATTTTGGATAAGATAAGCAAGTCTGGCTACGAAAGTCTCTCACAGGCGGAAAAAGATTTTTTGTTCAAAGCAGGTAAAGAAGACTAG
- a CDS encoding rhomboid family intramembrane serine protease — protein sequence MGGLTEGVKHLLIINVLLFFGVYLYGDLLYEWLALWFFEHPNFRWWQVVSHMFMHGGVMHIVFNMYALWAFGTPLERIWGRNKFLFFYFSAGLGAALLHTGVNYYFFSEGLNAIVDAGTSSQQVLEVISNGQYSPAWYNVAPKTTIDSFLNAFNTPAVGASGAIYGILVAFAFMYSEAELMLIFLPIPIKAKYFVPLLILGDLIFGFTNANTGVAHFAHVGGALVGFIIMWYWKKNRFNKNRWDR from the coding sequence ATGGGCGGATTGACAGAAGGTGTTAAGCATTTATTGATCATCAACGTACTGCTCTTTTTTGGGGTATACCTCTACGGAGACCTACTATATGAGTGGTTGGCGCTGTGGTTTTTTGAACACCCCAATTTTAGGTGGTGGCAGGTTGTAAGCCATATGTTCATGCACGGCGGTGTGATGCACATCGTGTTCAACATGTACGCCCTTTGGGCCTTTGGCACCCCTTTGGAACGTATCTGGGGGCGAAACAAGTTTTTGTTCTTTTACTTTTCGGCCGGATTGGGGGCCGCATTGTTGCACACAGGTGTCAACTACTATTTTTTCTCGGAAGGCCTAAACGCGATCGTAGATGCGGGGACTTCTTCTCAGCAGGTTTTAGAGGTGATATCCAACGGGCAGTACAGCCCTGCATGGTACAATGTTGCCCCGAAGACAACTATCGATAGCTTTTTGAATGCCTTCAATACCCCGGCAGTAGGGGCTTCAGGAGCAATTTACGGTATCTTGGTGGCCTTTGCCTTTATGTATTCAGAGGCCGAACTGATGTTGATATTTTTACCAATTCCCATAAAGGCCAAATACTTTGTTCCCCTTTTGATATTGGGGGACCTGATTTTTGGCTTCACCAATGCGAATACGGGCGTGGCCCATTTTGCGCACGTGGGCGGGGCCTTGGTCGGATTTATCATTATGTGGTATTGGAAAAAGAACCGGTTTAACAAAAATCGCTGGGATCGATAA